A window of Halichoerus grypus chromosome 15, mHalGry1.hap1.1, whole genome shotgun sequence genomic DNA:
AGATAACAATAAGCTAGCTATTCTTGTCCTCAGTTCCAATGACTTAGAACCTGTTACTCAAGACAAGAAGCCCTCTGAttcaaatataaaacagtatTCTATTTAGTCACAAAGATCCGAAACACCGTTTTTGAGCCATTTCCGCATAAGAATCCAGCCTGCATTCGTCCATAATAGAAAGAATATGAAACTAAGAAGTCCCTGAAGAAGTCACAGtgttgacaaaattcaacatgatGATGGAGCCTACACAGACACAGGAAACAAAGCTAGGCCCTTCCACACAGCCATAAGTCCTCGCGATGATTTCGTTTTAAGTCAAAGTCTCTTCATGCCGCACATATTCCCCAATGTCTGCTTGATGAAATACCACAATCGCCATGGGGTCTACTTTCCTGCAGTCTTGTGTAGACTTTGCTGCCACCCCAAAACCCTGGGATTCAAAAGAAGAGACACTGATTCACTCAAGTCATTCAATAGGCACTCATTGAGGGatagaaataatgaagatgaaaaaaaacagTTCTTTGAGAAATTTGAAAGGTGCTGAGAATTTAGTCTCTGAAGCGCACAGACTGAAAATACATCCTTCTTGATTAAAAAGATACCTGATTTTTATAACAGCTACCATCTCTACTCACCAAAGGGACGTCTGCCATGGAGTACACCACCACTCCCTGGTACTGACAAGTATTTTCGGTGATTCGACCCAGTCCAGATTTCAACACATGGTTCCCATAAAGGAAGGACTGCTCTGCTCCAGGCTTTATCCACACTTTatactacaaaaaaaataattaaatccaaGAGACATTAAAATGCTAATTATTGTATCCCTGCAGATAAGCCCGCTGCTGGATATGTGATTAATTTCCTGAATGcattttaaggaaaagagaaaaacgaTGGTTATCCCAAATCGTTCACTCCCTAAAAAGAACTGCCAGGACGTTCTTTCTTCAACTCTACAATCTCTCTCATGGATAGTTCAAAAGCTCTTTTTCTGGATCCCTCTATGCTCTCACCAAAGCCAccaatttgcttttttttgagtgaggtcTGCATAGGCTTTTCTACTCTGCGGGACATAACCGACTATGCAACCACACAGCATTCCCATGCCAGAACCCCAGCCATGCCCAAGCAGCAAGTCCTGCAAACATCTCCGTGTGCTGGCACTGACTCCGTGGCAGAGAAGCTGCCCAATTATCTGCGTTCTGACGTGGCCCCCATCTTTGACTTCCTTCATCCCCAGTGGGCGAATGAATACCACCCTACAAACCTTGGCATAGGGTGCAAGGTAATCCAGAGCTGTGATGTGCAACCGGAACTTGTGAGTCTTAGTGAATTTTCCGAAGCAGGTCCCCAGCGACACCAGCTTGTCCCCGGAGATGTTGGCGGCCAACTTCAGAATCTTCTCACTGAAGGGGTAATTACGGAAGAAGAAGGTGTCAGAGGAGGGAAGCTGGTGGGACCCAGTCCTCCACCCGGGTGCACTGCTGTCCGCCCGGCACCGCCTCACCTCACGTAGTACACCCGGTCGTTGTGCAGCCTGAAACAGTAGGTGCCGTCGGGCCTGTCGACCAGCAGCTGAAGGTTCTCCCCGATGCTGAAGGCAAAAGGAGGACTGGAGACAGCGCCCCAACAGACTCCTCCCGGCCCCGCGCCCCCACTCTACCCGCGCCCTTCCCGCCACACACACATTTGCCCTTCCCCTCCGCGCCCTCTTACTATTTCGCTATCTTCTCAAACATTACGCGGGTCTCTTCTTCAGTCAAAGGCCGCATTTTCCCGCTGGGTTACAACACCGAATCCGCGTGCCTCAGAGGCCGGAAACGGAAGTCGGCCGCCGGCCGCTCCCTGGCAACCCCAAAGCCTGCCTCTCTAGCCGCCTTCAACTTGTTCCCCACGCCAGCGCCCCGTAGCCTGGAGGACCGTCGGGAAAGAAAGCCGGCCGGATACGAACCCCCGGCTGCTTCCGGGCCTAGATTCCGAGCCAGCGCCCTCGCTGGGCCGGAGGGGAAGTGACGCTGCTGCCGGAATATGGCGGCGACGGCGACGATCGCTTCGTCAACCACGGCCTCTGCCACGGCGACGGTCACTGCAGCGGCTCTCGGGGAGGTGGAGGATGAAGGGCTCCTGGCATCGCTGTTCCGAGACCGCTTCCCCGAGGCCCAGTGGCGGGAGCGGCCCGACGTGGGCCGCTACCTCCGGGAGTTGAGCGGCTCCGGGCTGGAGCGGCTGAGGCGCGAGCCCGAGCGCTTGGCGGAAGAGCGAGCGCAGCTGCTGCAGCAGACGCGCGACTTGGCGTTTGCCAACTACAAGACCTTCATCCGAGGCGCCGAGTGCACCGAGCGCATCCACCGCCTCTTTGGCGACGTGGAGGCGTCGCTCGGCCGCCTGCTCGACCGCTTGCCCAGCTTCCAGCAGAGCTGCAGGTGCGGCGGGCTCGGCACTAAAGGGGCTTTTAGCAACTGTAATAGCTGACAttaatgatgaaagaaatagcTAGCACTTACAAAGCACTTACCATGCATGGGttaggctctcctctgagcattttaaaaatccatttaagcTTCACAACAGCTTTggaggtaggtactgttattcccatttaatGTTATGAGTAAGTTGAGACAGCTTAGGAATTGTCGAAGAGGCTCTTGGAAGCTAGTAATTTCCAAGTTAGAACTGGACACCAGCAGCAACTCCCTCATAGGACTGTTGTGAGTATTAGAGAATCCATGCAAAGCACTTACCATTGGGTCTGACATAGCTAACACTCTGCAGTTGTCAGCTATAATCTACACACGCAGACCGTTCAAAACGTCCATTGAGAGAAGGCTGACAACGAAATCTTTCCATTTGGAGGCagcaaaaattatcaaaaaaaatctttttcagcCATATTCTACCTCTCTAGATCCTCAGTCTCTTATCTTTAATTCTGCCTTTCATGGTAAAAGTTTAAGTTTTGAGTCTTTGGATATTTGACAATAGCTTCTGTACCCTTTCCACCCTCCAGAATAGATAGAGGACTTCATAAAGCAGGTCTCTGCAATTATGGAGAAGTGAAGACTGTGGAATTAAAAGTGAACAGCAGCCTAAGAGAAGATTAAGGGGCTGAGGGAATTTGAGGGTGAGGTTGTAGCTTCTAAGCTGGTTAGTGATCACAAAAAGAATAGCTATTATTAACATTTACTGTATGTCAGGTTCTGTGTTAAATGCTTTAtacacatcatctcatttaatcctcacagccttATGAGGTGGGTCCTGCTactattttaccaatgaggaaagaGTTCAGAGATCCTAAGTACCTTGCCAACACTAGTTAAGTGGCAGATCTGGGCTCACACATTTTTATCGTTTgttagttgtgtgatcttggacaagttgcttaGCCTCTCTGGGATTAAAGTTGCTTTAAGggtaatagtacttacctcacaggtttggtgtgaagattaaataataaaCCATCCAGCTCAGTGTCCAGTTCATAGTAAATGCTTGGTAATTGTAGCTAACTTTTGGATGTAGAGCAGTGAGCAACCAATATTCTCCTGTGTGTTACTAGAAACTTTGTCAAAGAGGCTGAGGAGATCAGCTCCAACCGCCGGATGAACACCCTGACTCTAAACCGGCACACAGAAATCCTGGAAATCCTGGAGATTCCTCAGCTAATGGACACCTGTGTCCGGAACAGCTATTATGAAGAGGCCCTGGAGCTTGCAGCCTACGTACACCGACTGGAAAGGAAATACTCCTCCATCCCTGTCATCCAGGTAGTCAAACTGCCCCAAAAGGACTCAAACTGATGTTCTTATAATCAGTAATTCTGTGGTCATCACTGAACCTTTAGGCAGAAATCTTAGGGAAATTTTGCATGTTTCATATCGGTTTCTGCCAGCCAGACAGGCTTGAACATGAaacattcgttcattcattcaactgataAATATTAATCATGTACCAGACACTGATCTAGGTGCTGGGAAGACAATGAGACAAAGCAGAGAAGGCCCTAGTTTTCATGAATGTAAGTTGATagttggcaaataaataaataacatgatcCTTTCAGATAATGGTAACtgtctgaagaaaataaattagggaATGGGTAGGAGACTAGGGTGAGGTACCCTAGATAGAGTGGTGAGGAAAGGCTCTGTTGGAGAGATAATATTTAAGCTGAGAACCAGATGATGAGAAGGAACCAGCCACACGAAGATGTGGGGAAAGAGCAAATCAGAAAGTGGAAAAAGGTATAGCAGACTGACGAGGGGACAAGTTGGGCGTGTTTAAGAAATacgaagacagaaaaaaaagaaaaacaaagacagccAGTGTGACAGGATTGCAGTGAGCAAGGGGACAGAATTAGGAAGCGGGTGAGGCAGGAGAACAAAACAGGGCCTGCAGGCCACAGTGAATAGTTACACATGGCCACAGTGAATTAGATCTTTGTTGGTAAGCCTGTACACATCAACTTTAGGAAATCTTCATATACCAGGAAAAGCAGTGGGAATGTTGATCTGCAGTATTCAGGGGTAGTGGAATGGATTCCTGGAAGTGTCGTTCCCAGTGTGGTGTGACTGACCCCCTCTATTGTCAGGGCATTGTGAATGAAGTGCGCCAGTCCATGCAGCTGATGCTGAGCCAGCTGATCCAGCAGCTAAGAACCaacatccagctccctgcctgcctccgTGTCATTAGCTTCCTGCGGTGCATGGATGTCTTCACTGAGGCTGAGTTGAGGGTGAAGTTTCTTCAGGCCCGAGATGCTTGGCTCCGTTCCATTCTGACTGCCATCCCCAATGATGATCCCTATTTCCACATCACAAAAACCATTGAGGCCTGCCGTGTCCATCTGTTCGATATCATCACCCAGTACCGTGCCATATTCTCCGATGAGGACCCGTTGTTGCCCCCTGGCACGGGTGAGCACACTATGAATGAGAGTGCCATCTTCTACGGCTGGGTGCTACAGAGAGTCTCACAGTTCCTGCAGGTGCTGGAGACCGACCTTCACCGGGGGATTGGTGGTCGTCTAGACTCTTTGCTGGGTCAGTGCATGTACTTTGGGCTATCCTTCAGCCGGGTGGGGGTCGATTTCCGGGGCCAGTTGGCTCCTGTTTTCCAGCGGGTGGCCATCAGCAC
This region includes:
- the NIP7 gene encoding 60S ribosome subunit biogenesis protein NIP7 homolog isoform X1, with the protein product MRPLTEEETRVMFEKIAKYIGENLQLLVDRPDGTYCFRLHNDRVYYVSEKILKLAANISGDKLVSLGTCFGKFTKTHKFRLHITALDYLAPYAKYKVWIKPGAEQSFLYGNHVLKSGLGRITENTCQYQGVVVYSMADVPLGFGVAAKSTQDCRKVDPMAIVVFHQADIGEYVRHEETLT
- the NIP7 gene encoding 60S ribosome subunit biogenesis protein NIP7 homolog isoform X2 → MRPLTEEETRVMFEKIAKYIGENLQLLVDRPDGTYCFRLHNDRVYYVSEKILKLAANISGDKLVSLGTCFGKFTKTHKFRLHITALDYLAPYAKYKVWIKPGAEQSFLYGNHVLKSGLGRITENTCQYQGVVVYSMADVPLMPPPRRSWLPRESAETVVR
- the COG8 gene encoding conserved oligomeric Golgi complex subunit 8 isoform X4; amino-acid sequence: MAATATIASSTTASATATVTAAALGEVEDEGLLASLFRDRFPEAQWRERPDVGRYLRELSGSGLERLRREPERLAEERAQLLQQTRDLAFANYKTFIRGAECTERIHRLFGDVEASLGRLLDRLPSFQQSCRNFVKEAEEISSNRRMNTLTLNRHTEILEILEIPQLMDTCVRNSYYEEALELAAYVHRLERKYSSIPVIQGIVNEVRQSMQLMLSQLIQQLRTNIQLPACLRVISFLRCMDVFTEAELRVKFLQARDAWLRSILTAIPNDDPYFHITKTIEACRVHLFDIITQYRAIFSDEDPLLPPGTGEHTMNESAIFYGWVLQRVSQFLQVLETDLHRGIGGRLDSLLGQCMYFGLSFSRVGVDFRGQLAPVFQRVAISTFQKAIQEAVEKFQDEMNSYTLISAPAILGSSNLPAAVPVTQPGTLQPPMVLLDFPPLACFLNNILVAFNDLRLCCPVALAQGVTRALEDALAKGWTPEGSRWCGRRADGQPVSSSTRWTTCRAACSLTKWTARRLQTSTGWR
- the COG8 gene encoding conserved oligomeric Golgi complex subunit 8 isoform X3, with the protein product MAATATIASSTTASATATVTAAALGEVEDEGLLASLFRDRFPEAQWRERPDVGRYLRELSGSGLERLRREPERLAEERAQLLQQTRDLAFANYKTFIRGAECTERIHRLFGDVEASLGRLLDRLPSFQQSCRNFVKEAEEISSNRRMNTLTLNRHTEILEILEIPQLMDTCVRNSYYEEALELAAYVHRLERKYSSIPVIQGIVNEVRQSMQLMLSQLIQQLRTNIQLPACLRVISFLRCMDVFTEAELRVKFLQARDAWLRSILTAIPNDDPYFHITKTIEACRVHLFDIITQYRAIFSDEDPLLPPGTGEHTMNESAIFYGWVLQRVSQFLQVLETDLHRGIGGRLDSLLGQCMYFGLSFSRVGVDFRGQLAPVFQRVAISTFQKAIQEAVEKFQDEMNSYTLISAPAILGSSNLPAAVPVTQPGTLQPPMVLLDFPPLACFLNNILVAFNDLRLCCPVALAQGVTRALEDALAKVTKTILAFHRAEEAAFSSGEQELFVQFCTVFLEDLVPYLNRCLQVLFPPAQIAQTLGLDPRGEQVVWQASGWAARIIQHEMDHLQGCLFIDKMDSKTFTNIYWMEVND
- the COG8 gene encoding conserved oligomeric Golgi complex subunit 8 isoform X1, producing the protein MAATATIASSTTASATATVTAAALGEVEDEGLLASLFRDRFPEAQWRERPDVGRYLRELSGSGLERLRREPERLAEERAQLLQQTRDLAFANYKTFIRGAECTERIHRLFGDVEASLGRLLDRLPSFQQSCRNFVKEAEEISSNRRMNTLTLNRHTEILEILEIPQLMDTCVRNSYYEEALELAAYVHRLERKYSSIPVIQGIVNEVRQSMQLMLSQLIQQLRTNIQLPACLRVISFLRCMDVFTEAELRVKFLQARDAWLRSILTAIPNDDPYFHITKTIEACRVHLFDIITQYRAIFSDEDPLLPPGTGEHTMNESAIFYGWVLQRVSQFLQVLETDLHRGIGGRLDSLLGQCMYFGLSFSRVGVDFRGQLAPVFQRVAISTFQKAIQEAVEKFQDEMNSYTLISAPAILGSSNLPAAVPVTQPGTLQPPMVLLDFPPLACFLNNILVAFNDLRLCCPVALAQGVTRALEDALAKVTKTILAFHRAEEAAFSSGEQELFVQFCTVFLEDLVPYLNRCLQVLFPPAQIAQTLGIPPTQLSKYGNLGHVNIGLVQEPLAFLLPKRELVLCLDEKELVPELAAPAPAAEDSGLEPVAAARPEDAQEQADSAEAPQAEAPGADP